The following proteins are encoded in a genomic region of Cyanobacterium sp. T60_A2020_053:
- a CDS encoding TonB-dependent receptor: MKIEKLIIAMGGMIILPPAPLTAQNLAVTTITAIDLVKTNGEYSLQLTSDNEGLLTPLSRVEGERLIIEIPQVRLGEGVNRQFIPDDIDSNLASVSIIAIENETIKIEIWGKQGAPQTEIKTIPQGIVFNINENNILAEEEIQNIEIIVTGENETESLREIIPQAQLQREEILTRPSLFLGDIIKQLPGVVMTGNPGEDKYVRLRGLGKEFTRLQIDGVTLPDTGEKREYQIGSFPSLFVDQINIIRNSSAEFESDGIAGRVAVETVPIPNLGESTFQGKIGYGGRNSLANGLFDSALVYGERKSENFGFIGGLGYSRNPLDINKIKTFSDGEVETEDEFKDQTYHNALLKLGYFYPQGSITFQPYFFSLQELKEITIINTTPPKNGGDAPKINTEIEREDKNKDNWGIAFNNNHRFNNGMTLDSQLGYFTTIETKDENKEKLKDNQVDKTELELESKEDSIINFTSALTIPINGGVRQELKIGTAVRLRDRFRDKSRLEIDKNGNEKDKTEAEDKYNLTENYFAGFIQNQIFFNDTFSILPGVRVEHVNLNAESGSNDNNPSKKSITDILPSIFFLYEPRADLAFNLGLSRSLNRPEFDELGPFISDKDDRFVIGNPELDPARAWNLDIGATYKKEYFNLGINFFNKWITGVLEEEITDQIIDGKDVFKVQNVGDGTLTGVELEQEINFGFTGVKALEGLTLWANQTIIGSELNDRNGVSRSFQEVPNFISNLGFNYNYEPSGTQVALYWNYVGDSSTLEADGTITNIRAKSAINLSLRQKISDQFSLFFDIYNLTNETSKIEEEIEPNGESSIGEEKGGQSILFGVNWRF; encoded by the coding sequence ATGAAAATAGAAAAATTAATCATTGCTATGGGGGGGATGATTATCTTGCCCCCAGCGCCCCTCACCGCCCAAAATTTAGCTGTAACTACCATTACCGCCATTGATTTAGTCAAAACCAATGGAGAATATTCCCTACAACTAACCAGCGATAACGAGGGATTGTTAACGCCTCTGAGTAGAGTAGAAGGAGAAAGATTAATTATCGAAATCCCCCAAGTTCGACTCGGTGAAGGAGTAAATCGACAATTTATCCCCGATGATATTGATTCTAACCTTGCCTCAGTCAGTATCATTGCCATAGAAAACGAAACCATCAAAATTGAAATTTGGGGCAAACAAGGCGCACCCCAAACAGAAATTAAAACCATACCACAAGGAATAGTTTTCAATATCAATGAAAATAATATTTTGGCAGAAGAAGAAATCCAGAATATTGAAATTATTGTCACGGGAGAAAATGAAACAGAATCTTTACGGGAAATTATCCCCCAAGCGCAACTACAACGAGAAGAAATCTTAACGCGCCCTTCCCTTTTTCTTGGAGATATAATCAAACAATTACCCGGCGTAGTCATGACAGGAAACCCCGGAGAAGATAAATACGTGCGCTTGAGAGGCTTAGGTAAAGAATTTACCCGTTTGCAAATTGACGGCGTTACCTTACCCGATACTGGGGAAAAAAGAGAATATCAAATCGGTAGCTTTCCCTCCCTTTTTGTGGATCAAATTAATATTATTCGTAATAGTAGTGCCGAATTTGAAAGCGACGGTATTGCTGGGAGAGTTGCCGTAGAAACTGTGCCTATTCCCAATTTAGGAGAGTCAACTTTTCAAGGTAAAATCGGCTATGGTGGCAGAAACTCCCTCGCCAACGGCTTATTTGACTCTGCCTTAGTATATGGTGAAAGAAAAAGCGAAAACTTCGGTTTTATCGGCGGTTTAGGTTATTCCCGCAATCCTTTAGATATTAACAAAATTAAAACATTTTCTGATGGCGAAGTGGAAACCGAAGACGAATTTAAAGATCAAACCTATCATAATGCGTTATTAAAACTAGGTTATTTTTATCCTCAAGGAAGCATCACTTTTCAACCCTATTTCTTTTCTTTACAAGAATTGAAAGAGATAACGATAATCAATACAACACCACCTAAAAATGGTGGAGACGCGCCGAAAATTAACACAGAAATCGAAAGGGAAGATAAAAATAAAGATAATTGGGGTATCGCCTTCAATAATAATCACCGATTTAACAATGGTATGACTTTAGATAGTCAACTGGGTTATTTTACCACCATTGAAACCAAAGATGAAAATAAAGAAAAACTAAAAGATAATCAGGTTGATAAAACAGAATTAGAACTAGAATCGAAAGAAGATAGTATCATTAATTTTACCAGCGCCCTCACCATACCCATAAACGGCGGAGTGCGCCAAGAGCTTAAAATCGGTACAGCTGTTCGCCTTCGGGATCGTTTTCGGGATAAATCGAGACTAGAAATTGATAAAAATGGCAACGAAAAAGATAAAACTGAAGCCGAAGATAAATATAACTTAACCGAAAATTATTTTGCAGGATTTATTCAAAATCAAATTTTCTTTAACGATACCTTTAGTATCCTGCCCGGTGTTAGAGTAGAACACGTTAACTTAAACGCCGAAAGTGGTTCAAATGATAATAACCCGAGCAAAAAATCTATCACCGATATTTTACCATCCATATTTTTTCTTTATGAACCCAGAGCAGATTTAGCCTTTAACTTAGGTTTATCTCGTAGCTTAAATCGACCAGAATTTGATGAATTAGGTCCTTTTATTAGTGACAAGGACGATCGTTTTGTCATTGGAAATCCTGAATTAGACCCAGCCAGAGCTTGGAATTTAGACATAGGAGCTACTTATAAAAAAGAATATTTTAATCTAGGTATTAACTTTTTTAATAAATGGATTACAGGAGTATTAGAAGAAGAAATAACCGATCAAATAATTGATGGTAAAGACGTTTTTAAAGTCCAAAATGTGGGAGATGGTACATTAACAGGGGTAGAATTAGAACAAGAAATTAACTTTGGTTTTACAGGGGTAAAAGCCTTAGAAGGTTTAACTTTGTGGGCAAATCAAACTATTATCGGTTCAGAATTAAACGATCGCAATGGTGTTTCTCGCAGTTTTCAAGAAGTACCCAATTTTATTTCTAATCTCGGTTTTAACTATAACTATGAACCATCAGGCACTCAAGTCGCCTTATATTGGAATTATGTCGGCGACAGTAGCACCCTAGAAGCTGACGGCACGATTACAAATATACGGGCGAAATCTGCCATTAACCTTAGTTTAAGACAAAAGATCAGTGATCAATTTAGTTTATTTTTTGATATTTATAATTTAACCAATGAAACCTCAAAAATAGAAGAAGAAATCGAACCAAATGGCGAGAGTAGTATCGGAGAAGAAAAAGGCGGACAAAGTATTTTATTTGGAGTTAACTGGAGATTTTAA
- a CDS encoding branched-chain amino acid ABC transporter permease, with protein MIQYLVFLTISTALYSIFALGLNLQWGFTGLINFGHVAFMTIGAYTTVLLTLQGVPMLLAVVIGAVGAAILGFLIGATSIRLRQDYLAIVTIGGAEFIRLVVQNEQWLTKGTFGIQRFPLPFGDFQPNFLGRLMMIFILTLLTIFVAWRITINLRQQLRLGREIKGKSFQASARALVLFWGAVALVVGGMVYINAVMALYNYSYKAGLMLLVLIALAVVYYGLEILVHSPWGRVLKAIREDEEIPRALGKNVFWYKLQAFMLGGAIAGVAGAFYAWQLTTIYPSGFEPLLTFNAWIIVVLGGSGNNAGSILGSLIFWGYYSLTRFMFSGSDLLDDAQLGALRIMIIGLILMVLMVSRPQGILGKKGELSLGK; from the coding sequence ATGATTCAATATCTGGTATTTTTAACAATTTCCACGGCTTTATATAGTATTTTTGCCCTCGGTTTAAATTTACAATGGGGTTTTACAGGGTTAATTAATTTTGGTCATGTGGCATTTATGACCATTGGCGCCTATACTACGGTATTATTAACCCTGCAAGGTGTGCCAATGCTTTTAGCGGTGGTGATTGGGGCGGTGGGCGCTGCAATTTTAGGTTTTCTCATTGGTGCTACCAGTATTCGCTTAAGACAAGACTATTTAGCTATTGTTACTATTGGCGGTGCAGAGTTTATCCGCTTAGTGGTACAAAATGAACAATGGTTGACAAAAGGCACTTTCGGCATTCAACGTTTTCCGTTGCCCTTTGGTGATTTTCAGCCCAATTTTTTAGGTAGGTTAATGATGATTTTCATTTTGACATTGTTAACTATTTTTGTCGCTTGGCGTATTACTATTAATCTTCGTCAACAGTTGCGCCTAGGGAGAGAGATAAAAGGAAAAAGTTTTCAGGCTTCCGCGCGCGCTTTAGTTTTGTTTTGGGGTGCAGTGGCTTTGGTTGTGGGTGGCATGGTTTATATTAATGCTGTAATGGCTTTATATAATTACAGTTATAAAGCTGGTTTAATGTTATTGGTTTTAATTGCTTTGGCTGTAGTTTACTACGGTTTAGAGATTTTGGTGCATTCCCCTTGGGGTAGAGTATTAAAAGCCATTCGAGAAGATGAGGAGATTCCTCGTGCTTTGGGCAAAAATGTTTTTTGGTATAAGTTACAGGCTTTTATGTTGGGTGGTGCTATTGCTGGGGTGGCGGGCGCTTTTTATGCTTGGCAGTTAACGACTATTTATCCTAGCGGTTTTGAGCCTTTATTAACCTTCAATGCTTGGATTATCGTGGTTTTAGGTGGTTCGGGTAATAATGCTGGAAGTATTTTAGGCTCTTTAATTTTTTGGGGTTATTATTCTTTAACTCGGTTTATGTTTAGTGGTTCAGATTTACTCGATGATGCTCAGTTAGGGGCGCTGAGAATTATGATTATTGGTTTAATTTTAATGGTGCTAATGGTATCACGTCCGCAGGGTATTCTAGGGAAGAAAGGGGAGTTATCTTTAGGAAAATAA
- a CDS encoding sugar transferase → MRYLNSSMETDFCSDNPTDEVHPSVYSKLKRLIDVLGALVGLSITSIVFIPLAILIKLDSTGPIFFHQKRCGLKGEVFTITKFRSMTVDAEKKRHLVSNQAKGHIFKNHQDPRITKVGKIIRSCSLDEFPQFWNVLKGDMSLVGTRPPTPQEVSYYNSYHLLRLNVKPGLTGEWQVKGRSHILDFEEIVALDLEYQRKWSVKYDLILILKTIAVVLKKTGAV, encoded by the coding sequence ATGAGATATCTTAATTCATCAATGGAAACTGATTTTTGTTCTGATAATCCTACCGATGAAGTTCATCCTTCTGTTTATAGTAAGCTCAAACGTTTAATTGATGTGTTGGGGGCGCTGGTAGGTTTATCTATCACCAGTATTGTATTTATTCCTTTAGCTATTTTGATTAAATTAGATAGTACTGGTCCTATTTTTTTTCATCAAAAACGTTGCGGATTAAAAGGAGAAGTTTTTACAATTACAAAATTTCGTTCTATGACTGTTGATGCGGAAAAAAAGCGACATTTGGTTAGTAATCAGGCGAAGGGGCATATTTTCAAAAATCACCAAGACCCTAGAATTACGAAAGTTGGTAAGATTATTCGTAGTTGCAGTTTAGATGAGTTTCCGCAATTTTGGAATGTATTAAAGGGTGACATGAGTTTAGTTGGCACGCGCCCTCCAACCCCCCAAGAAGTTTCTTACTACAATTCTTATCATCTTTTACGTTTAAATGTCAAACCCGGTTTAACGGGGGAATGGCAGGTAAAAGGGCGCTCTCATATTTTGGATTTTGAGGAAATTGTGGCGCTAGATTTAGAATATCAGCGTAAATGGTCGGTAAAATATGATTTAATTTTAATTCTCAAAACTATTGCGGTGGTGCTAAAGAAGACGGGCGCTGTTTAA
- a CDS encoding histidinol-phosphate transaminase: MAENSLSFIRQDLLSLSAYHPAPVTDNRNLVRLDANESPFNLPDEIREKLAIFYEQKIATNRYPDGSHLPLKQLMAEYLNESAHLKGEITPDFISLGSGSDELIRSILIATCLNNQGSILVFNPTFSMYGILAQTLGIPVVNINRNEVDFSIDLEKANQAINNPDSLPIKVVFVVHPNSPTANCLTPKEIEWLKSLSKDILVVIDEAYYEFSQQTLLPELLSHSNWLILRTFSKAFRLAAHRVGGAVAHSAIITILEKIRLPYNLPTFSQLATITALENRALILPSIQEVMNEQKRVYDALICNDKIKVWSSDANFIYVRLKGEVETEDYQQILDSFKEDNIFIRYTGGGFRISIGNKHENDRFLSRFNEIFGGGRC, encoded by the coding sequence ATGGCTGAAAATAGTTTATCATTTATTCGTCAAGATTTACTTTCTTTGAGTGCATATCACCCAGCGCCCGTCACCGATAATCGAAACTTAGTACGTTTAGATGCCAATGAAAGTCCTTTTAATTTACCTGATGAAATTAGAGAAAAATTAGCAATTTTTTATGAGCAAAAAATTGCCACTAATCGTTATCCTGATGGTAGCCATTTACCATTAAAACAATTAATGGCAGAATACCTTAATGAATCTGCCCATTTAAAAGGTGAAATTACACCTGATTTTATCTCATTAGGAAGTGGCTCGGATGAGTTAATTCGCTCTATTTTAATTGCTACTTGTTTGAATAATCAAGGGTCAATTTTAGTCTTTAATCCCACCTTTTCTATGTATGGTATTTTAGCCCAAACATTGGGGATTCCCGTTGTTAACATTAATCGTAACGAAGTGGATTTTAGTATTGATTTAGAAAAAGCAAATCAAGCTATTAATAACCCTGATTCTTTACCCATAAAAGTAGTTTTTGTGGTGCATCCTAATTCTCCCACTGCTAATTGTTTAACACCTAAAGAAATTGAGTGGTTAAAAAGTTTATCAAAAGATATTTTAGTAGTAATTGATGAGGCTTATTATGAATTTAGTCAACAAACTTTATTACCTGAATTATTATCCCATTCAAACTGGTTAATATTACGCACTTTTTCTAAGGCTTTTCGATTGGCGGCGCATCGGGTGGGGGGCGCTGTGGCTCATTCGGCTATTATTACCATATTAGAAAAAATAAGACTTCCCTATAATTTACCCACTTTTTCTCAACTAGCCACCATTACCGCTTTAGAAAATCGAGCCTTAATTTTACCTTCTATTCAAGAGGTAATGAATGAACAAAAAAGGGTTTATGATGCTTTGATTTGTAATGATAAAATTAAAGTTTGGTCTAGTGATGCTAACTTTATTTATGTACGTTTAAAAGGAGAAGTCGAAACAGAAGATTATCAACAAATTTTAGACAGTTTTAAAGAAGATAATATTTTCATTCGTTATACGGGAGGAGGTTTCCGAATTTCCATTGGTAATAAGCACGAAAATGATCGTTTTTTAAGCAGGTTTAATGAGATTTTCGGCGGAGGGCGCTGTTAA
- a CDS encoding phosphatidate cytidylyltransferase produces the protein MNLTLNEILAINREDLSSALLVFIYLGLLIFTAETLSRKYQLESEITRKIVHIGAGQVILMAWWLKIPTNLILVASGGAGLVAITSYLLPILPSVNSVGRKSLGTLFYALSIGILAWLFWQKSLPQFTVIGILIMTWGDALAALIGQKWGKNKYVLLGNKKSWEGSFTMMLVSFVVVLVILTLTQSWQNDLIIVAILTAIIATFLESFSWLGIDNLTVPVISAIFCYYLQQILI, from the coding sequence ATGAATTTAACTTTAAATGAAATTTTAGCTATTAATAGAGAAGATTTATCCAGCGCCCTTCTCGTGTTTATATACTTGGGTTTATTAATTTTTACTGCCGAGACTTTAAGCCGAAAATATCAACTAGAATCAGAAATTACTAGAAAAATTGTTCATATTGGAGCCGGTCAAGTTATCCTAATGGCATGGTGGTTGAAGATACCTACTAATTTAATTCTTGTAGCGTCGGGGGGTGCTGGATTAGTGGCAATTACATCTTATTTATTACCAATTTTGCCTAGCGTTAACAGTGTCGGGCGAAAAAGTTTAGGCACTTTATTTTATGCCCTAAGTATTGGTATTTTAGCGTGGTTATTCTGGCAAAAATCCCTCCCACAATTTACAGTTATCGGCATTTTGATTATGACATGGGGAGACGCGCTGGCGGCGCTCATTGGTCAAAAATGGGGCAAAAATAAGTATGTTTTACTAGGAAATAAAAAAAGTTGGGAAGGCTCATTTACCATGATGTTAGTAAGTTTTGTAGTAGTTTTAGTAATTTTAACCCTAACTCAGTCTTGGCAAAATGATTTAATCATAGTCGCTATTTTAACGGCAATAATTGCCACATTTTTAGAGTCATTTTCGTGGTTAGGCATAGATAACTTAACAGTACCTGTTATCAGCGCAATATTTTGCTATTATTTACAACAAATACTAATTTAG
- a CDS encoding aldose epimerase encodes MFNISIKNEDYLTYILKDENNNSHVEIVPEKGGIITKWKKQGQDIFYLDEERFKNPQLSVRGGNPILFPICGNLPDNIFHYQDKKYQLKQHGFARDLPWQVVAQSCDEKSAHLTLRLLSNKETMKVYPFEFEINFTYKLVANKIIIEQEYINKSQEIMPFSAGFHPYFWCQDKQQIELIIPATEYTNKTGDKTYPFDNSLDYEQEEIDIAFKKINSARASFLNRKRNHKITLEYSDFFTTLVFWTVKGKDFICVEPWSAPRNAINTGDKLIHLKPQQTYKATLEMSVTGI; translated from the coding sequence ATGTTTAATATTTCCATCAAAAATGAAGACTATCTCACCTATATACTCAAAGACGAAAATAACAACTCCCATGTTGAGATCGTGCCAGAAAAAGGAGGAATAATAACCAAGTGGAAAAAACAAGGACAAGATATATTTTACTTAGACGAGGAAAGATTCAAAAATCCTCAACTTAGTGTCAGAGGTGGTAATCCAATTTTATTTCCTATTTGTGGCAACTTACCCGATAATATTTTTCACTATCAAGACAAAAAATATCAACTAAAACAACATGGTTTTGCAAGGGATTTACCTTGGCAAGTAGTGGCGCAATCCTGTGACGAAAAATCAGCGCACCTCACCCTACGCTTACTTAGTAATAAGGAAACAATGAAAGTATATCCCTTTGAATTTGAAATAAACTTCACCTATAAACTGGTGGCAAATAAAATTATTATTGAGCAAGAATATATAAACAAATCACAAGAAATAATGCCCTTTAGCGCTGGTTTTCATCCTTATTTTTGGTGTCAGGATAAACAACAAATTGAATTAATTATTCCAGCCACAGAATATACCAATAAAACAGGAGATAAGACCTATCCTTTTGACAATTCATTAGACTATGAACAAGAAGAAATAGACATAGCCTTTAAAAAAATTAACAGCGCCCGTGCCTCTTTCCTAAATCGCAAAAGAAACCATAAAATCACCTTAGAATACTCCGATTTTTTCACAACCTTAGTATTTTGGACAGTAAAAGGGAAAGACTTTATCTGTGTTGAGCCGTGGAGTGCGCCGCGCAATGCTATAAATACAGGTGATAAGCTAATACATCTTAAACCTCAACAAACCTACAAGGCAACCCTAGAAATGTCCGTAACAGGAATTTAA
- a CDS encoding VacB/RNase II family 3'-5' exoribonuclease, with product MEFSIATILAHLSQDKLVPGKTLEKKLGCEDPEELEKLQIALDVLEKIGVVTKEFGKYRRVSEADVVEAKLRCSSKGFCFAIQDEEDADDIYIRESHLNHAWNSDRVLVKIIKEGTRRRSPEGEVKLITERANPSVLARVVQDEQEFRAVPLDDRLLFEVKLKDEPESLRDAINHLVHVNVLRYPIGQNPPIGKVMRVLGSDAEAAADTDIVSSKHDLPQDFSERVLKKVADMTSIISEEELAKRLDLREQLTITLEQDNVVGLDLLIENAFTLEQNEQGNWCLGVHIADVAHYVEADTHLDREARKRATTVHLADKIIPLLPPAVEKCCSLVAGEDRLTVSVFITFDDKGQVIEYNLQPSVVRVDHHLTYKEIQNMIGLGTAKDNLAPVLPMLNQIFFTLSPLVKAQRLQRGGFDIALDEITSYFKDEGRIGAIASYAELPVLSLMTELMVLVGKLVAEHLHELSLPAIYCTQAKPDWDELEDLLKLVTNLSLDFTLQSEEDLLPLDYYHLTQEFGKSDYDKVLNYLLLCSLKDDKYTQHPAPHFGLAYPIYTHCVSPGQRYIDLHIQRVIKGMFDHGRDRRHSNTKKGVNLRSNLCHGEIHWNVLPPAIQANLEADLHSLVTHLNEREKIAHDAEKDLAGLKKAEKMKDCTGQIFSGLITGVQSYGFFVQIEDSLVEGLVHVSSLKDDWYEHRPRHTCLVGRKNRTAYRLGDKVEVEIKSVDYYRQQVDLVTVRGGSDAVDADFED from the coding sequence ATGGAATTTTCAATCGCTACAATTCTTGCTCACCTTAGCCAAGATAAATTAGTACCGGGTAAAACTTTAGAAAAAAAATTGGGTTGTGAAGACCCAGAAGAGCTAGAAAAACTACAAATTGCCCTCGATGTACTAGAAAAAATTGGCGTTGTCACCAAAGAATTTGGTAAATATCGCCGAGTCTCCGAAGCTGACGTAGTAGAAGCTAAATTACGTTGTTCTAGTAAAGGATTTTGCTTCGCCATCCAAGACGAAGAAGATGCTGACGACATCTATATCAGAGAAAGTCACCTCAATCACGCTTGGAATAGTGACCGAGTTTTAGTCAAAATTATCAAAGAAGGCACGAGAAGAAGATCTCCCGAAGGAGAAGTTAAACTAATCACCGAAAGGGCAAACCCCTCAGTTTTAGCCCGAGTGGTGCAAGATGAACAAGAATTTCGAGCCGTACCTCTCGATGACCGACTTCTCTTTGAGGTAAAACTCAAAGATGAACCAGAGTCCCTCAGGGATGCTATTAATCACCTCGTTCATGTTAACGTCTTAAGGTATCCCATCGGACAAAATCCTCCTATTGGTAAGGTAATGAGGGTTTTAGGCAGTGATGCAGAAGCCGCCGCCGATACTGATATTGTCTCTTCTAAGCATGACTTACCCCAAGATTTTTCCGAGCGAGTCTTAAAAAAAGTTGCTGATATGACATCCATCATCAGCGAGGAAGAGTTAGCCAAACGTCTCGATTTACGGGAGCAATTAACCATCACCCTAGAACAAGATAACGTTGTTGGCTTAGATTTATTAATTGAAAATGCTTTTACCCTTGAGCAAAACGAGCAAGGAAATTGGTGTTTAGGGGTGCATATTGCTGATGTTGCCCATTATGTGGAAGCGGATACACACCTCGACAGAGAAGCCCGTAAACGAGCTACTACAGTTCATTTAGCTGATAAAATCATCCCTCTCTTACCCCCTGCGGTGGAGAAATGCTGTTCTTTGGTAGCGGGAGAAGATCGCTTGACTGTATCAGTATTTATTACTTTTGATGACAAAGGGCAAGTAATAGAATATAATTTGCAACCTTCTGTCGTACGAGTGGATCATCATTTAACCTACAAAGAGATTCAAAACATGATCGGTTTAGGCACTGCTAAAGATAATTTAGCGCCCGTCTTACCTATGTTAAACCAAATTTTCTTTACCCTCAGTCCGTTGGTAAAAGCGCAACGGTTACAAAGGGGAGGTTTCGACATTGCTTTGGATGAGATTACTTCTTATTTCAAGGATGAAGGGCGCATTGGTGCTATCGCTTCCTATGCCGAGCTACCAGTACTATCCCTCATGACAGAGTTAATGGTATTAGTGGGTAAACTGGTGGCAGAACATTTACATGAGTTAAGTTTACCGGCAATTTATTGTACCCAAGCCAAGCCGGATTGGGATGAATTGGAAGACTTATTAAAATTAGTAACTAACCTCAGCCTTGATTTTACCCTCCAATCAGAGGAGGATTTGTTACCTCTCGACTACTACCATTTGACCCAAGAATTTGGCAAATCTGACTATGATAAGGTGTTAAATTATTTGTTATTATGTTCCCTCAAGGATGATAAATATACCCAACATCCAGCGCCCCATTTTGGTTTAGCCTATCCTATTTATACCCATTGTGTTTCTCCCGGACAACGTTACATCGATTTACATATTCAAAGGGTAATTAAGGGCATGTTTGATCATGGGCGCGATCGCCGTCATAGCAATACCAAAAAAGGTGTTAACCTAAGAAGCAATCTCTGTCATGGGGAAATTCACTGGAATGTTTTACCCCCAGCCATTCAAGCTAATTTGGAAGCTGATTTACATTCTTTAGTAACTCACCTCAATGAAAGGGAAAAAATTGCCCATGATGCGGAAAAAGATTTGGCTGGTTTGAAAAAGGCAGAAAAAATGAAAGATTGCACAGGTCAAATCTTCAGTGGTTTAATTACCGGTGTCCAATCCTATGGCTTTTTTGTCCAAATTGAGGATTCTTTGGTGGAGGGTTTAGTTCATGTTAGCTCACTTAAAGATGATTGGTATGAACATCGACCACGCCATACCTGTTTAGTGGGGCGCAAAAATCGCACGGCTTATCGTTTAGGGGATAAAGTCGAGGTGGAAATTAAAAGCGTTGATTATTACCGTCAGCAAGTTGATTTAGTTACGGTGCGCGGTGGTAGTGATGCTGTTGATGCTGATTTTGAGGATTAG